The Thermodesulfobacteriota bacterium region GCCAGCCCCCGCACCAGCCCCGGCAGGATAGCCAGCCCCACCAGACCGAAGACCGCGAAGGTGGTCCACAGCCCGGCCAGCCCCCGGCGCTCCAGGGCGGCCAGGGGCAGCCAGACGATGCCCCACAGGCAGGCGCCGGCCAGGGCGGACGCCACCCCGGCCGCTTCGGTCCGCCGCATCAGCGGCCAGCCGCGGGCTCTGCCCCGTTCAGGCGGGCAAAGGCGCGGCGCAGGTTGGCGTCCGGGTCGATCCGTGGCACCAGGGAGCCGTCCCGGCTGGTCATGACCACCATCACGCCAGGGCCATGGCCGGCCAGCACGCAGGCGGAGTGGACAATGATGCCGATCACCAGGCTGCCGGTACGAAAGATCCGGCCGTAGGCGGCATCGGCATCCACCACAGCCACGAAATCGCCGAAGCGCAAGGTAGCAAGACCGTACTCCTCCACCACCTTGCGGTCGAAGAGCTGGATGTCGTAGTCGCCGGAATGGCTCTGGGAGGCGCCGATGCCGGAGCCCATGATCATGGCCGGCACCCGGTGGGTCACCGGCACCTCCAGCCGGCCCTGGGCGCTGGCGGCCAGCTCCAGGACCGCGATGAGATCCGGATCCAGGTTGAAAACCCGGACGCCGGGAAAGTCGGGCAAGGCGAGGCCGCAGCCCCGGGCCTTGATCTGGATCTTGTCGCCGATGGTGAGGCTCTCCAGGATCTCGGGCTCGAAATCCACCAGCACGTGCTCGATGCCGCCGTGCTTGCCGGTCACCCGGCCGGTCTTGCCCTTGGCCTCGCCAGACACCACCTTGGCGATATTGCCGGCGCAGGACAAGAGGTTCAAGGCCCGGTTGGGACCAGGCTGGCCCTGGACCTGGGTGAAGTTGGAGATGGAGACCCCGGGCTCCACGTGGTCGGCAAAAAGGCCGCAGACCCGGTCGCCGATCCTGAGATCGTAGGTGATACCGCCCACCCCGGGATAGATGTCGGCGCGGCCGTCCGGATCGATGCGGTAGGGATTGATCCCGCCCTGGGGGGAGGTGATCTCACCGATCACCGACTGGCAGACGAGCTGTTCCCGGTTGGTGCGGATCATGGCGATGGCTCCTGGAGAAAGCGGCCGAGGCTGGCGGCCAGAGGTTTCTCTTTCAGTCAAAAAGGCGTAATCTACCGGAGCCGGGCCTGCCTGGCAAGGTGGCCACCTCCCAGTGCGGGCCGGCGGGCGCTCCTCAGACGGACTCCGGCAGCAGCCAACGGCAAGGGGTGACGTGTGGCGCGGGACCCTTCATCCATGGCCAGCCTCCTCGCCGGCCTCCTGCGGGAGCGGGGCTGGAGCCAGCGACTGGCTCTGCACCGCTCGTTCCTGGTCTGGGATCGGGTGGTGGGCCGGACCATTGCCCGCCATGCCCAGCCGGCGGTCATCCGGGGCACGGTCCTGTGGCTGGCGGTCTCCGATCCCATCTGGATGCAGCAGCTGCAGCTGGAAAAGCCGCGCATCCTGGAGCGGCTGAACAGCGAGCTGGCCGGCGCCAAGCTGACGGATCTGCGCTTCCGCCTGAGCCCCCTGCCCGAGCTGGAGCCGGCACCGCCGGCACCGCGCAGCCGGCGGCCGCGGCCGGAGAAGCTGCCGGCTGTGGTGCAGGAGGCCCTGGCCGGCGTGACCGATGAGGAGCTGAAAGGGGTGCTGGCCGGGATCTGGTACCGGTCCGGCGGCGGGGTCGGGGCGCCCGAGGTCACCGGGAGCGATGCCGCCGCCCCGGGTGATACCGGGACCCAGGGACCCGTCCCGGAGACTGGGCGATCGGGCAGACAGGAAGGGCCGGCACTCAGCCGTGCTGGAAGGCGGACCGCTCCAGGCCGCGGAGGTTGATGTAGGTCTCGAGCTTCTCTGCCTCGGCGTCACTGGGCGTAAAGCTCAAGCCGACCTCCACCCCCCCTTCCGCCCGGGGATTGATCCGGACCACCGCGGCGCTGGCCACCGTGATCTCATGGTCCAAGGTGGCGTATTCCATCATGAGCTTGAGGGTGATCGGCCCCACGAGGTCGCCGACCTTGAGCTCGTAGGCGGGGGTGCCGTAAAGCCGCATACCCCCCAGGCTGACGTCGGCCACCGCCATGGCGCTGAAGCGGGTCTTGCCAGGGACGATGAGGGTGGCGGTGGAATCGGCAGCGGCTGGCACCCGGGGCCAGCGGCGGCGCTGGATCTGGAAGATCTCCTGGGGGCAGGGTCCGGCGATCCTCTCTCCGGCCTCCCGGGTGACGGTGAAGCTGAAGCCGCGGATGGGCTGGCCCTCGGGCTTGTAGAGCAGGAAGCTGATGGGCTGCTCGGCCGTCCAGCCGGATGGCCGTTGCAAAACCAGGTAACAGCTGCCCTCGTGCTCGGCGATGTCCCGGACAAGCGAGCGGCGGGGCGGCCCGCCTTTGCAGTAGACGATGAGAGCGGTGACCTGCTCGATGAGCAGCCGCAGCTCCTTCATGACCGTTGCCGGGTCCTTGCTCCAGGTCTCCTGCATCGTGCGAAAAAAGCCTCCAGGGGTGCGGGGGCCGATAAGGAGGGACAGGACATCGGTGGCCGGCCACCGGGGCGTCGAATATGGCATCCTATAATACTTTCTCTGTGATATCAAACGGGAAAACAGCCATCACCCCCGGGCGGCCGTCGGACGAGAGACGGGAGCAGCTGGCGATCCTCCAGGAGAGGCTGGGCTATGTCTTTCAGGAGCCGGAGCTGCTGCACAAGGCACTGATCCACAGCTCCTTTGCCTACGAGCAGGCCGCCAGCAGCCGCGACCACAACGAGACCCTGGAGTTTCTGGGCGACGCGGTCCTGGATCTGGTGATCGGCGACGAGCTGTTTCGCCGCTTCCCGGATCTCAAGGAAGGCGACCTCACCCGCTGCCGTGCCGCCCTGGTCAACGAGGGACACCTGGCAACCGTGGCCCGGGCCATCGGCCTGGGCGGCTTCCTTTGCCTGGGCAAGGGGGAAGAGGCCTCGGCTGGCCGGGAGAAGGCCTCCATCCTGGCGGGCGCCTTCGAGGCGGTTTGCGGCGCGGTCTACCTGGATGGCGGCTTCGTTGCGGCCCAGGCCCTGGTGCAGCGCCAGTTCGACGCTTCCCTGGCCAGCGTCGGGGACAGCGAGCTGCTGCTGGACGCCAAGAGCCGTCTCCAGGAGCTGATCCAGGAGCGGGAGGCCGCGACCCCGGAGTACCTCCTGGAGCAGGCGGAAGGGCCGGATCACCAGAAGATCTTCACGGTGTCGGTCCGGCTGGGCGGCCGGGTCCTGGCCTTCGGCCGGGGACGGAGCAAGAAGGAGGCGGAGCAGCAGGCTGCGGCCGTGGCCCTGGCCGAGCTGGCTTAGACGAAGGCCGTGGCGCGGCCGCCGCTCATCCTGCCGTTCTTCATCAGCCACGCCGGCTGCCCGCACCGCTGTCTCTTCTGCGACCAGCAAGCGATCACCGGCCAGAGCGCCGTGGCCGCCGCCGGCCTGGACGGCGGCGCGGTGGCGGCCCGGCTGGATGCCTGGCTGCCGGCTGCCCGTGCCCAGGGGCGGCCGGTGCAGGTGGCCTTCTTCGGCGGCAGCTTCACCGGCCTGCCGGTCTTGCGCCAGGAGGACCTCCTGGCCGGGGTCGGTCCCCGTCTGGCCGACGGCTCGGTGGCCGGCATCAGGATCTCCACCCGACCCGATGCCCTGGATGACGCCACGGCTCGCCGTCTGGCCGGCCGGGGGGTGACGGTGGTGGAGCTGGGGGTTCAGTCCATGGATCGGCAGGTGCTGGCCGCCGTCCGCCGCGGCTACAGCCCGGAGGCAGTGGTGCAGGCGTTTGCCGTCCTCCGGCGCCATGGCCTTGCTGTGGGCGGCCAGCTCATGATCGGGCTGCCGGCGGAGACCCCCCGGCGCCTCCTGGCCTCGGGCCGTTGGCTGGCCGACCTTGCCCCGGACTTCGTCCGCCTGTATCCCACCCTGGTCCTGGCCGGCAGCGGCCTGGCCCGGCTCTTGGCCGCCGGGCGCTACCGGCCCCTGTCCCTCGCCGAGGCCATCGCCCGGAGCGCCCGGCTCTGCACCCTGTTTGCGGAGCGCGGCATCCCGGTGATCCGCATCGGCCTCCAGAGCTCCCCTGCCCTTGCCGCCAGCATCGAGGCCGGCCCGTATCATCCCGCCTTCGGCGAGCTGGTGCAGGGCCGGCTCCTTTTCCGCCAGCTCCGCCGGCTCCTGGCCCGGAGCCGACCCCGCCGGCTCTGCCTGTCCCGGGCCGACGAGTCCCAGGTCCGGGGCCCGGGCAACATCAGCCTCCGCCGGTTGGCATCCCTGGGCCTCCTGGCAGGGGTTGAGCTGCGGTTTCTGGCCGAACTGCCCCGGGGCACCATCACCGTCGACCCTCCCTCCTGACCCTTCGGGCTTCAGAAGCGGTACCTGACCTCTCCGTAAAGGCTGCGGCCGGGCATGGGGTAGTCGTCCGGGATGCCGCCATCGCTTGGCTCCCGGACGTCCGCGTCGAAGAGGTTTCTCACCACCAGGGCAGCGTCCCAGTGGTGGGCGATATCCTTGCAGCGCAAGGCCAGGTTGACCCAGGTGGCGTTGGGGATGTCGGGCCGAAGGTCATCGTCGGCAGGGCTTGACGGATCGGCACCATCCGGATCCCGCTCCCGATCGGCCACCCAGTACAGCTGGCCGTCCAAGGACCAGTCCGGCTGGAAGGCCCAGAGGAGCTCGGCGTGGGCCTTGAGGGCAGGAGCGTCGGCAACGATCTCGCCGGTATCCGCATTCTTGCTGCGCTGGTACGCCAGGTTGGAACGGAGCCGTAGCGCGGCCGTGAGCTGCCAGTCGGCCTCCAGCTCCCATCCGGACCCTCGCTGGTCGCGGGCGTTCCTCGCCGTCCTGCTGGTGGCTGGAGCGGGATCCGGGAGAAAATCGATGAGATCCTCCGCCCAGTAGGCAAAGACGTTGAAGACGGCCCGCAGGCGGGGAGACGGCTGGTAGTCGAAGGCCATCTCCAGGGTGTCGATGGTTTCCGGTCGCACCTCGGGGTTGCCCTGGGTCGAGGGGTTGTTCTGGTTGTGCTGCTCGGCGAAGGATGGGGTCCGGAAGGCGCGGCCATAGAGGAGCTTGGTGGTCAAGTCCGGCCGGCCTTCCCAGATCACGGCCAGACGCGGGTTGGTGGTGTCGCCGAAGTCCGAGTAGTGGTCGTAGCGCACGCCGCCGATCAGCTCCCAGGCGCGGGTCAGGGCCCATTCATCCTGGAGAAAGCCATACCAGAGGGTACGCTCCTGCCCCAGGAGAAAGATGCCGGGGCCGCCGGTCAGGTGGGTCAGGCGGCCATCCACCGGTGCCACCGGGCCGCCGGCAAAGAGGGTGGCCGGATCGAGCACCCCGCGCCCGAAGTTCTGGTAGGATTCGGCCTCCTCCTTCAGGTGGCGCAGGCCGGCGCCGAAGCGCAGCAGGTGATCGTCAACGCCGCTGTACAAGGCGACGCTCTCCAGGGCCGCCTGCCGGTCGGTGGCGATGGGATTGCCCACCAGACCCTGGGTATAGAGGCCGAAGCCGACCGGGGCGTTGGGGTTGATGTTGCCATCGGCACCGATGGGCACCAGGGCGCCGGGGGGAAACATCTGGAAGAAGTTGTCCTCGTGCAGATACAAAGAGCTGAGACGAAGGCTCAGGTCCCAGTCCCGGATCGATGCCGTCTGGTAAACGAGATCGGTCAACAGGAGTCCGGTGTCGATGCGGCCGGCCGGATCGACCACCTGGGTAGCGCCGCAGCCCACCCCCGCATCATCCTGCAGAAAGCCGTAGAGACGGATGGTCCAGCCAGACTGTTGCAGGGCGAGGCCGGCGTCGACGATCCGGTACCGGGTCGACAGGAGGCCCGGCGTTGCCAGCGAGGCGGGAGGGATGGCAAACAGAGGGTGCAGTCCGGCATCGATCTGGCTTTGCACGTCACTGTGGACGATCCGCTGGGGATCGCCGGCGCTCTCCCGGTAGGTGAGGCTGAAAGCGCTCTCCCAGGGCCCCGCGCTGCCACCGTGCTGCAGCCAGGCGTCGTAGGAGGCGAAGGAGCCGGCCCGGACGCCGGTAGTGGTCCCGCGGCTCTCCTCGGCCTCCCTGGTGAAGACATTGATGGTGCCGGCAAAGGCGTCAGCGCCGAAGACCGCCGAGCCCGGCCCGCGCACCACCTCGATCCGGGAGATGCCGGTGACCGGCATCCGGAAGCCGAAGGTCCGGCCGCCATTGTAGGCATAGGTGACGGGCAGGCCGAGGAAGAGAACGGGCAGGTGTCGCGGCGCGAATCCGGTCATGGGCTCCTCCGGGGGCGTCGTCCGGCGCGTCCGGTGCTGGCCTCCCTCGCTGGGACGGGGCAGGACGCCGTGGGCCTGAGGTCCGTATGCCACAACTTGGGACGAAAGGGAAGCGCGGCGGCGAGGCAGCTGCTGGCAGCCTCCTGCCCTTCGGGTTGACGAGACGGCAGTGGCTCATCATACAATGATTCCGTCGCCCAGAGGGGCGCTGGCGCCGTACAGCTGGAGCCGTACAGCTGGGGCGGCGGGGGAGCCATCGGCAACGATTCGGCCACGAGGAGGAAAAACGATGCTGCGGACCAGACTGGCTTGGGGATTGTTGTGGAGTGGAGCGGCGCTGGTGCTTCTGACCACCCCGGTTCGGGCCCAGGAGGACTGCGTGGCCTGCCACCGCGGGGTGTCCAAAGGCCTGGTGGCGGACTGGGAATCCAGCAAGCACGCGGGCCACAACGTGACCTGCTCCACCTGTCACGGCACGGAGCACCAGAGCACCGAGGATGCGGTGAAGGCCAGCATGCCGGACGAAACGGTTTGTCAGCAGTGCCACGAGACCCAGTTCGGCCAGTTCGCCAAGGGCAAGCACAACCTGGGCTGGACGGTCATGAACGCGCTGCCCATCACCCACGTGGAGCCGGACGAGCTGATCGAGGGTGGCCGGGGCTGCGGCGGCTGCCACAACATGGGCATCAAGACCGAGGCCCAGAAGAAGGAGCAGCACGACAAGGGCTACCGCTACCAGACCAACTCCTGCGACGAGTGCCACACCCGCCATTCCTTCTCGAAGAAGGAGGCCCTGGATCCCCGGGCCTGCCAGCAGTGCCACATGGGGTACGATCATCCCCAGTGGGAGATGTGGTCCAGTGCCAAGCACGGCACCCGCTGGCACGCCAAGGCCTCCGGCAACCTGCCCCAGACCGCGGCAGCCCCCACCTGCCAGAACTGCCACATGGCCGGCGGCAACCACGAGAACCGCACCGCCTGGGGCTTCCTGGGCGTGCGTCTGCCCCTGCCGGCGGACAAACAGTGGGCCGCGGACCGGGTCACCATCCTCAAGGCCCTGGGGGTGCTCCATCCGGAGACCGGCGAGCCCACCGCCCGGCTGGAGGCGGTCAAGGCCGCAGACCTGGCCCGCCTCACCGAGGAGGCCTGGAGCACCGAGCGGGAGAAGATGGTGAAGACCTGCACGAGCTGTCACTCCGAGCGCTACGCCCGGGGGCAGCTGGAGATGGGCGATGAGATCCTGCGCAAGGCAGACCGGCTGATGGCCGAGGCCATCGAGATCGTGGCCGGGCTTTACCGGGATGGCATCATCAAGAAGCCGGCCAACTACGCCTTCGCCTACCCGGATCTGTTGTACTTCATGCAGACCGGCGGCGGCGACACAGACAAGCTGTCCTTCATCGACCAGGTGCTCTGCGAGATGTACATGAAGCACCGCATGCGCACCTACCAGGCCTTCTTCCACGTCAATCCCGATTACGCCTACTGGTACGGCTGGTCGATGATGACCAAGGCCCTGGGCGAGATCAGGGAGCTGGCCGCCACCATGCGCGCCACCCACCAGCCCCGGTAGCAGGAAGGGCCCCCCTGCCCCACGGCAGCCGCCCGGGCTCAGGTGCCCGGGCGGCTGTCCTTTTTCTTGGGCAGGAAGAGCTGGCAGGCCATGCCGGAGCTGGCACGGACGGTGATCGAGGGCAGCTGCCGGCTCTTGAAGGCCATGACCCGGCAGCCGTAAGGGAAGGAGACCTCGTGGGTGATGTAGAAGTGCTGGCAGTGCATGCAGCTGACGCGCTGGTCAGGAGGCTGGCCGTCGCTCATGACACCCTTGGGCGGGGGGGCCTCAACCTGCTGCCCCGGCCTTCCCGGCCGTGCTTGCCTCAGGGGTGGCCAGCCGGGCCAGGCCGGTCAGGAGCACGAAGCGGCCCAGGGGCACCACCCGGCAGGGCAGGCTGGCCACGAACACCGGGTTGTCGCACAGCCCGCCGGACAAAAAGATCTCCTCGGGCGAGCCGGCGAAGCGGTAAGCGTTCAGGGCAATGCCCCGCACATAGCGGGCCACCGCCTGCTCCTCCGGCAGGCCATTGATGATGGCATCGAAGATCTGGCTCATGCCCAGGACCCCGCAGGTCACCGGGAAATGCTCCCGGGGGGCCGCCAGCCTCCGGAAATCCACATGGTAGTAGCTGGCCAGAAGCTCGATGGAAAAGCCCAGGGAGGCGCCGCATTCGGCGTTCCAGCCCATGTCCTGGACCTGGCCGTCCTGGAAGCGCACGTACTTGATGTCCCGGCTGCCGCAGTCCACCAGGAGGAAGCTCGGCCGGCCGATCAGGGCCTCGCCGCCCCGGGCCAGGGCCACCAGCTCGTTCACCACCCGCCGGCCATAGCGGCGGGCGCTGTGGCCGGTGGCCACCTCCACCGTCAGATCGGCGGCCAGCTCCCGGTTGGGCAGGACCGTCGGCTCGCGGCCGGGCACCGCCAAGTCCCAGATCTTGGCATAGGAGGTGCCGAAATCGCCCACCATCATGGCGCCACCCCGCTCAATTCCAGAAAGGCCTCGATCTTGGCCCTGAGCGAGGCGCTGGCCGCGACATCGGCATCCAGGTACAGACCCCGGGGATGGCGGCTGGCCAGGTGCCGGGCCAGGGCGGTCTTGGCGCAAAAGGCCTGGGCAAAGAAGACCGTGGGCACCGCCGGGTTCACCAGGCACTCCAGCTCGAAATCCGCCGGCGTCTTGTTCTCCATGCAGCGGCTCCAGCCATAGACATGGGTGGTGTCCGGGAAAAGCGCCAGCAAAGAGAAGTCCCGGGGCGGCACCCCCCAGAAGCCGGCGCTCGGCCGGCAGACCGCCCGGGGGCTGGCGGGCGCCGGGCGGCGTACCCCCTGGGTGATGGCGAGAAGCTTGTCCACCAGGGGCGCGGTGGAGGTGCAGATCGGGTTGCCCAGCTGTTCCTGGTCCCGATTCTCGCAGCAGCGCACCGGGATGCCCAGGAGGTCTTCGAGGATGGCGGCCACGGCCCGGGCGCCATCGCATTTGCCCGGCCCCACATCGACGACGATACCGGTCAGGTCCAGGGAGACGGCGTTGGCCACCACCGTGCGCAGGATGGCGCAATAGGCCCGCGGCACCGGGGAGGCCGCCTCCAGGCTCACGCCGGGCTGGGGCTCGTCCAGGTCCAGGATCGTGACCCCTCGATCACACAGGTCCGCGATCACCGCCCGGGGCGGCACCCCGACAATGCCGATCCGCTCCTTCTGGCTCCTGGTCTCCCGGGCTGTCTGATCGAGGCTCATGACGGCTCGCACCTCCTGGTTTTTGACGCCGCCAGCGGTCCATTCCGACCTCCGGGCGTCCTCACCCATCCCTGGGCAGCGGATGATGGGTGGCTTCTGGCGAGAGTTGCCATGGGCGGGGCGCACCCAACCGGGGGAAACGCCGGAAGTCCGCCAGGGTGCTCTCCCACAGGTCCTTTAGGTCCCATAGGTCCCATGGGTCCAGGGGAGTCATGGGAGTCATGGGACCTGTGGGTTGCCATACGCGGGCGCGCCAAAAGGAGTGCACCGCCCGGAAGTCAGCTCTGGTGGCCGCCTCATCGGTTCTGCTGCCGCAGCCAGGCCAGTCCCAGGCCGGCCAGGAGGAGGTGCAGCCCCCAGGCCGCCACGGTCGCCGGCAAATCGCCGGCCCGGGCCAGGGCCTGGCCCGTGCCCCAGGCCCCCCAGGCCAGAAAGGCCAGGGCGGCGCTCAAGGGCACGGCCAGGGACAAGTCCCGCCCCCAGCGCCGGGCCACGGCCAGGAAGGCCGGCAGGCCCAGGGCCAGAAGTGGCAGGCCCAGAAGAAGGTAGCTGAGCCGGGACTGGACGTCCTGCCACGCCTCCCGGGCCCGGGTGCCGCTGGCTCGGGCCCGGGCGAGGAGATCGGTCAGGGACAGCTCCTCCCGGCGATAGCCAGGCTCGAAGAATTCGGCCGGCGATTCCGGGAGGGCCACCGGATCGACGGGAGCGAAGGCAGTGCGGAAGCCGCCTTCCGGCGTGCGCTCCTTGACCAGGCCGCCCTCCAGCTGCCAGCCGGCCGGGGTCCAGCGGGCCACCGCCGCACTCACCAGGAGGCGCGGCGCCATTTCTTCGTCCCACTCCAGATACACGAAATCCTGCAGCCGGTCCGTATCCACACCCGGCTGGATGAAGGTGTAGATGCCCTGTTGTCCCCGGAAGAAGGTACGGCCGGCCCGCACCACCCCAGTGTGCTCCTCCTGGCGGACCAGCTCGTGCCAGATCCGGTTGGCGGCCCGGTTGCACGCCGGCTGCAGCCACTGGGCACTGACAGCGCCGGCCAGAGTGACCAGGAGGGCGGCCAGAAAGACCGGCGCCAGGATGCGGGGCAGCCCGATCCCGGCCGCCTGCAAGGCCAGCCACTCCCGGTTACGGACCAGAAGCCCGCAGACCAGCACCCCGGACAGGAGCACCACCACGGGCAAGAGCTCCTCCGCCACGGCCGGCAGGCGCAGGACGAAGAAGGCCGCTGCCATCGACAGGGGCTGCCCTGCCTCCAGGAAGTCGTCGATCTTCTCGAAAAGATCCACCACCAGGTAGATGCCGAGCAGACCGCCGGCCACCTGCCCCAGGAGCGCCAGGAAGCGGGTCACCAGGTAGCGGGTCAGGAGGCTCACCGTTGCTCCTCCCGGCCCCGGCCGAGAAGACGGCGCAGCCGACTGGCCAGGTCTTCCCCCACAAGCAGACCGCAGCGCTCGAGCCGCCACAGCCAGCCGGCGGCCAGGAGGCCGTACGCCAGGTTGGGCAGCCAGACCGCGAGCCCAGGGCCAAGCCAGCGGCCTTCGGCCAGAATGCCGCCCGCCGTCATCAGCACATAGTAGCCGACAAAGAGAAGCAGTCCCACCGTCATCCCCAGGCCGCGCCCGGCGTGGCCGGTCTGGATGGCCAGGGGCATGGCGAGAAGACTGAGGATCAGGCAGCCCACCGGCAGGGCCAGCCGCTGGTGCAGCTCCTGCCGCAGCTCGATGGCCTTGGCGCTGCCGGGGTCCTGTTGCCGGACTGCGGCGGCCAGCTCGGCCAGATCGGCGCTCCGGCGATCCATGGCCAGGGCGTCACGGCCCGCCACATAGCGGGGTGCGGCCATGGGGATCACCACCTGGTAGGTGGCGAAGCGGACGGTCTCGCTCACCTCGCCATCGCTGCGGTGCATGGAGCCGTCCACCAGCTCCAGGAGCACGGTCATGGCAGCAGGATTGGCGGCCAGCGAGCCCGAGCGGGCGGTGATGATCACCGGCTGTGGCCGGTGGCGGCCGTCGCTGACAAACACCCCCTCCAGGCGGCCGGCCTGGCGGTCGATCCGGTCCACATACAGGACCACCTGCCCCAGGCTGTCACTGAACCGTTGGGGCTTGAGGCCCCGGTCGATCTTCTCCTTGGCCAGGGAGAGGAGCAGCCCCCGCATGGCCTCCTGGCTGGCGGGCACCAGCTCCACCGTGAAGAGGCCGGTGATGAAGGCGCAGGCCGCAGCCACGGCTGCCACCGGCGGCAGCAGCCGGCGGACGCCGATGCCAGCGGCGAACAGGCCCATGATCTCCCGGTCGTGGCCCAGGCGGCCGAAGGCCAGGAGCACGCCGGCCATGGTGGCCAGGGGCATGGTGAAGCGGCTGACCGCTGCGGTGAGGTAGGCCGCGATGCGGACCAGGTCGGCGGCGCCGATGCCCAGGTCCAGCAGCGTATCCAGGAAGGGAACAAGCTTGCCCAGAAGAAGAACGCCGTTTACGATGGCCAGGCTGGCCACCAGGAAGGCCAGGATCTCGGCCGCCAGATAGGAGGCAAGAAGGATGGGCATGGGGATGGGGGTGGCCGGCGAAGCGCCCGTGGCGGGAATGGCCGGAAAGGACACATGTACCACGAACCGCCGGGAGCGGCAATCATGAGCGAGGCCCGCAGCCCCCTGGTGTCGGCCCTGCCGGTGCAGGCAGCCCCGCCCAGCCTGGCCGACAACACCGCCGACCTGGATCGGCTGCTCCGGGCCCTGGCACCGGCCCTGGCCGGCCAGCCCCCTGGGGTGCCCTGGCCCCAGCTGGCAGCAGCAGCGGCGTCCTTCCGGGCCGCCGGCTTCCGCGGCCATGCCCTGGTGGCCAATCTGCCCGCCGGCCCCGAGCTCATGGGCTTTGCCGCCGGCGCCCCCGGCCTGGTGCCAGCCCTGGCCCTGGACCTGGGCACCACCGTCCTCGAGGCCAGCCTTCTGGATCTGGCCACCGGCCAGGTTCTGGCCCGGGGCCAGCGGGACAACCCCCAGATCGGACTCGGTGCCGACGTTCTCACCCGCATCCACGGCGCGGCTGGCCCTGGCCTTGACCGCCTGCACCGGCTCCTGATCGAGGGGGTGAACGACCTGGCCCGGCAGCTGGCCGCCCGGTCAGGTCTCGATCCGGGCGGCATCGTGGCCCTGGCAGCGGCGGGCAACACCACCATGACCCATTTCTTCCTGGGCCTCGATCCCCGCCAGCTCTGCCGGGAGCCGTACATCCCGCTGGTCAATGCCCCCGACCCCGGCCATGCCCGGGAGATCGACCTGGCCATCCATCCGGCAGCCCCGGTCTGGGTGCTGCCGTCCGTGGGCTCCTATTTTGGCGGCGACCTCCTGGCCGGCATTCTGGCCACCGGCCTCGACCAGGGGGAGCGGCCGGCCCTCCTGGTGGACGTGGGCACCAACGCCGAGGTGGTGGTGGGCAGCCGGGATTGGCTCGTGGCCTGCGCCGGCGCCGCCGGTCCGGCCCTGGAGGGCGGCGTGGCGCGGATGGGCATGCGGGCCGCGCCAGGCGCGGTCAGCCGCATCCGCATCGATGCCGCCCGCCGCCTCAGCTGCCAGACCATCGGCGACCAGCCGGCCCAGGGCATCTGCGGCTCCGGGATCATCGATCTGGTGGCCGAGCTCTACCTGGCCCAGCTCATCGACTTCCGGGGCCGCTTCCAGCCCCAGCGCGCCCCTGCTCTCTTCACCGCCACCCCGGAAGGGCCGGCCCTGATCGTCGTCCCTGCGGAAAGAACGGCCGGCGGCCAGCCGATTCTTTTTGGCCAGGTGGACTGCGATGCGGTCATCCGCTCCAAGGCAGCCATGTACGCCATCCTCACCACCCTGCTTGGCCAGGTGGGCCTGGGCTTTCAGGATCTGGCCGCCATCCACGTGGCCGGCACCTTCGGCGGCCACATCGATCCTCGCCAGGCGATTGTCATCGGCATGCTGCCGGACCTGCCCCTGGCCTTCTACCAGCCCCGGGGCAACACCTCTTTAGCCGGC contains the following coding sequences:
- a CDS encoding DUF4438 domain-containing protein, giving the protein MIRTNREQLVCQSVIGEITSPQGGINPYRIDPDGRADIYPGVGGITYDLRIGDRVCGLFADHVEPGVSISNFTQVQGQPGPNRALNLLSCAGNIAKVVSGEAKGKTGRVTGKHGGIEHVLVDFEPEILESLTIGDKIQIKARGCGLALPDFPGVRVFNLDPDLIAVLELAASAQGRLEVPVTHRVPAMIMGSGIGASQSHSGDYDIQLFDRKVVEEYGLATLRFGDFVAVVDADAAYGRIFRTGSLVIGIIVHSACVLAGHGPGVMVVMTSRDGSLVPRIDPDANLRRAFARLNGAEPAAGR
- a CDS encoding DUF721 domain-containing protein; translated protein: MASLLAGLLRERGWSQRLALHRSFLVWDRVVGRTIARHAQPAVIRGTVLWLAVSDPIWMQQLQLEKPRILERLNSELAGAKLTDLRFRLSPLPELEPAPPAPRSRRPRPEKLPAVVQEALAGVTDEELKGVLAGIWYRSGGGVGAPEVTGSDAAAPGDTGTQGPVPETGRSGRQEGPALSRAGRRTAPGRGG
- a CDS encoding PilZ domain-containing protein translates to MQETWSKDPATVMKELRLLIEQVTALIVYCKGGPPRRSLVRDIAEHEGSCYLVLQRPSGWTAEQPISFLLYKPEGQPIRGFSFTVTREAGERIAGPCPQEIFQIQRRRWPRVPAAADSTATLIVPGKTRFSAMAVADVSLGGMRLYGTPAYELKVGDLVGPITLKLMMEYATLDHEITVASAAVVRINPRAEGGVEVGLSFTPSDAEAEKLETYINLRGLERSAFQHG
- the rnc gene encoding ribonuclease III — protein: MISNGKTAITPGRPSDERREQLAILQERLGYVFQEPELLHKALIHSSFAYEQAASSRDHNETLEFLGDAVLDLVIGDELFRRFPDLKEGDLTRCRAALVNEGHLATVARAIGLGGFLCLGKGEEASAGREKASILAGAFEAVCGAVYLDGGFVAAQALVQRQFDASLASVGDSELLLDAKSRLQELIQEREAATPEYLLEQAEGPDHQKIFTVSVRLGGRVLAFGRGRSKKEAEQQAAAVALAELA
- a CDS encoding radical SAM protein, whose product is MARPPLILPFFISHAGCPHRCLFCDQQAITGQSAVAAAGLDGGAVAARLDAWLPAARAQGRPVQVAFFGGSFTGLPVLRQEDLLAGVGPRLADGSVAGIRISTRPDALDDATARRLAGRGVTVVELGVQSMDRQVLAAVRRGYSPEAVVQAFAVLRRHGLAVGGQLMIGLPAETPRRLLASGRWLADLAPDFVRLYPTLVLAGSGLARLLAAGRYRPLSLAEAIARSARLCTLFAERGIPVIRIGLQSSPALAASIEAGPYHPAFGELVQGRLLFRQLRRLLARSRPRRLCLSRADESQVRGPGNISLRRLASLGLLAGVELRFLAELPRGTITVDPPS
- a CDS encoding TonB-dependent receptor; this translates as MTGFAPRHLPVLFLGLPVTYAYNGGRTFGFRMPVTGISRIEVVRGPGSAVFGADAFAGTINVFTREAEESRGTTTGVRAGSFASYDAWLQHGGSAGPWESAFSLTYRESAGDPQRIVHSDVQSQIDAGLHPLFAIPPASLATPGLLSTRYRIVDAGLALQQSGWTIRLYGFLQDDAGVGCGATQVVDPAGRIDTGLLLTDLVYQTASIRDWDLSLRLSSLYLHEDNFFQMFPPGALVPIGADGNINPNAPVGFGLYTQGLVGNPIATDRQAALESVALYSGVDDHLLRFGAGLRHLKEEAESYQNFGRGVLDPATLFAGGPVAPVDGRLTHLTGGPGIFLLGQERTLWYGFLQDEWALTRAWELIGGVRYDHYSDFGDTTNPRLAVIWEGRPDLTTKLLYGRAFRTPSFAEQHNQNNPSTQGNPEVRPETIDTLEMAFDYQPSPRLRAVFNVFAYWAEDLIDFLPDPAPATSRTARNARDQRGSGWELEADWQLTAALRLRSNLAYQRSKNADTGEIVADAPALKAHAELLWAFQPDWSLDGQLYWVADRERDPDGADPSSPADDDLRPDIPNATWVNLALRCKDIAHHWDAALVVRNLFDADVREPSDGGIPDDYPMPGRSLYGEVRYRF